A single window of Cellulomonas sp. NTE-D12 DNA harbors:
- a CDS encoding GNAT family protein — MTALDDPWPSPARPEVQLVQVPAPALAALAAGHADTAERAVPGLHIDPELATDHCRRVWQIRAEQVRERPADASWVTRLLVDSSLVAGTSEGAVTGPGVGAGPAAHAGTAVGRAGFHGPPDARGMVEVGYEVVPWARRRGYARAAMDALLAVARQRADVQVLRATISPQNAASRALVASFGLVEVGEQWDEEDGLETIFEVPVV, encoded by the coding sequence GTGACGGCGCTCGACGACCCCTGGCCCTCTCCCGCCCGGCCGGAGGTGCAGCTGGTCCAGGTGCCTGCCCCGGCGCTCGCGGCCCTCGCCGCAGGCCACGCGGACACCGCGGAACGCGCGGTGCCGGGCCTGCACATCGACCCCGAGCTGGCGACGGACCACTGCCGTCGGGTCTGGCAGATCCGCGCCGAGCAGGTCCGGGAGCGGCCCGCGGACGCGTCCTGGGTGACGCGGCTGCTGGTGGACTCCTCGCTCGTGGCCGGCACGAGCGAGGGCGCGGTGACGGGCCCCGGCGTCGGCGCCGGTCCGGCCGCCCACGCCGGGACCGCCGTCGGCCGCGCCGGGTTCCACGGCCCGCCCGACGCCCGTGGCATGGTCGAGGTGGGCTACGAGGTGGTGCCGTGGGCGCGCCGCCGGGGGTACGCCCGGGCGGCGATGGACGCGCTGCTCGCCGTGGCGCGGCAGCGCGCGGACGTGCAGGTGCTGAGGGCGACGATCAGCCCGCAGAACGCGGCGTCACGGGCGCTGGTCGCCTCGTTCGGCCTGGTCGAGGTGGGCGAGCAGTGGGACGAGGAGGACGGCCTCGAGACGATCTTCGAGGTGCCCGTCGTCTGA
- a CDS encoding sugar ABC transporter permease, whose translation MVATTAPTVGRSVQEPVRRSVRDRYSRREVLTAVGFLVPALVILGTFVIYPIVSGGFLSLTSWNGFGTAQQFVGLDNYARMLADHEFWNSLLVTVLYAGGVSVLSVASGLAIALLLDAPLRGLAVYRGIYFLPVVTSSVAAAIVWRYMLDSSGVLNRLLTAIGLPTVDWLNQRWTALAALTLLTVWKNLGFNAILYLTALQALPVSLTEAAQLDGATLWQRIRWMTIPLLRPMTFFVVVQALITAFQSFDLVYVLTGGGPTGGTEVLGMLMYRYAFKLGQFGYGAAIAFASLALMLGVTLVQWRATGSGESDLA comes from the coding sequence ATGGTCGCCACCACCGCACCGACCGTCGGGCGCTCCGTCCAGGAGCCCGTCCGGCGGTCGGTGCGGGACCGCTACTCCAGGCGCGAGGTGCTTACCGCGGTCGGGTTCCTCGTCCCGGCGCTGGTCATCCTCGGCACCTTCGTCATCTACCCGATCGTGTCGGGCGGGTTCCTCAGCCTGACCTCGTGGAACGGCTTCGGCACCGCGCAGCAGTTCGTCGGTCTGGACAACTACGCGCGGATGCTCGCCGACCACGAGTTCTGGAACTCCCTGTTGGTCACGGTGCTCTACGCCGGAGGCGTCAGCGTCCTGTCGGTGGCGTCCGGTCTGGCGATCGCGCTGCTGCTGGACGCGCCGCTGCGTGGGCTGGCCGTCTACCGGGGGATCTACTTCCTGCCGGTGGTCACCTCCTCGGTCGCCGCGGCCATCGTGTGGCGGTACATGCTCGACTCGTCCGGCGTGCTCAACCGGCTCCTGACGGCGATCGGCCTGCCGACGGTCGACTGGCTGAACCAGCGGTGGACCGCCCTCGCGGCGCTCACGCTGCTGACCGTCTGGAAGAACCTGGGGTTCAACGCGATCTTGTACCTGACCGCGCTGCAGGCCCTTCCCGTCTCGTTGACCGAAGCGGCGCAGCTGGACGGTGCCACCTTGTGGCAACGGATCCGGTGGATGACCATCCCGCTGCTGCGGCCGATGACCTTCTTCGTGGTCGTCCAGGCGCTGATCACGGCGTTCCAGTCCTTCGACCTGGTCTACGTGCTGACCGGCGGTGGACCGACCGGCGGCACCGAGGTGCTCGGGATGCTCATGTACCGGTACGCGTTCAAGCTCGGGCAGTTCGGCTACGGCGCGGCCATCGCGTTCGCGAGCCTGGCGCTGATGCTCGGCGTGACCCTCGTGCAGTGGCGGGCCACCGGGTCGGGGGAGTCGGATCTGGCATGA
- a CDS encoding glycoside hydrolase family 13 protein, translated as MAWIDDAVVYQVYVRSFADGNGDGVGDLAGLTGRLDHLASLGVDAVWLSPCFQSPQADHGYDVSDYTAVDPLFGTVADLEAFVTAAHARGVRVMLDLVPNHCSVEHAWFREALAAPAGSRERSRFHFADGRGPDGELPPNNWGSVFGGPGWTRVPDGQWYLHSFDASQPDLNWGCDEVVEMMDGVLRFWFDRGVDGFRVDVAHGLVKRDGLPDWTGPAGSSNEFMWNQPGVHDVYRRWRKIADEYGACFVGEVWVASVADLMAYASPDELGQAFDFHLLVQPWHAPSIRGAVEHGLRPGTAWALANHDVHRPATRYGQVQVVEEPDPADMLASARRRGPVDLPLGRRRAVAASMLMLALPGAAYLYQGDELALPEVFDLPEHVRQDPIWVRSAGAELGRDGCRVPMPWTAEPSTFGFTAAPTAWLPQPSVFGSLSVEAQEPDPWSALGVVRRAVHARRHLFAGDDLLWLDELGEDVVAFRRGPVVCVLNTSAHELVLPDGWGTVQVSSAPIDGRILPTDACAWLSVAEGDGVSPSPTPATAGTTKES; from the coding sequence GTGGCGTGGATCGACGACGCGGTCGTGTACCAGGTGTACGTCCGCTCGTTCGCCGACGGGAACGGGGACGGGGTCGGGGACTTGGCGGGCCTGACCGGTCGCCTGGACCACCTGGCGTCCTTGGGTGTCGACGCGGTGTGGCTGAGCCCGTGCTTCCAGTCCCCGCAGGCGGACCACGGGTACGACGTGTCCGACTACACAGCGGTCGACCCGTTGTTCGGGACGGTGGCCGATCTCGAGGCGTTCGTCACGGCAGCTCACGCCCGCGGCGTCCGCGTGATGCTCGACCTCGTCCCCAACCACTGCTCCGTGGAGCACGCGTGGTTCCGTGAGGCGCTCGCTGCTCCGGCGGGGTCGCGGGAGAGGTCGAGGTTCCACTTCGCCGACGGGCGTGGCCCGGATGGGGAGCTGCCGCCGAACAACTGGGGCAGCGTGTTCGGCGGCCCCGGCTGGACCCGGGTGCCCGACGGGCAGTGGTACCTGCACTCCTTCGACGCCTCGCAGCCGGACCTGAACTGGGGGTGCGACGAGGTCGTCGAGATGATGGACGGCGTCTTGCGGTTCTGGTTCGACCGGGGCGTGGACGGCTTCCGCGTCGACGTGGCGCACGGCCTGGTCAAGCGTGACGGCTTGCCGGACTGGACAGGGCCGGCGGGGTCGAGCAACGAGTTCATGTGGAACCAGCCAGGTGTGCACGACGTCTACCGGCGGTGGCGCAAGATCGCCGACGAGTACGGCGCCTGCTTCGTCGGTGAGGTCTGGGTGGCCTCGGTCGCGGACCTGATGGCGTACGCCTCCCCGGACGAGCTGGGGCAGGCGTTCGACTTCCACCTGCTGGTCCAGCCGTGGCATGCGCCGTCGATCCGCGGTGCGGTCGAGCACGGCCTGCGTCCCGGCACGGCGTGGGCGTTGGCGAACCACGACGTGCACCGGCCGGCGACGCGGTACGGGCAGGTGCAGGTGGTCGAGGAGCCGGACCCGGCGGACATGCTGGCATCGGCGCGCCGCCGCGGGCCGGTGGACCTTCCTCTCGGCCGTCGGCGCGCGGTGGCGGCATCCATGCTGATGCTGGCGCTGCCGGGTGCGGCGTACCTGTACCAGGGGGACGAGCTGGCGTTGCCGGAGGTCTTCGACCTGCCCGAGCACGTGCGGCAGGACCCGATCTGGGTCCGGTCTGCCGGTGCCGAGCTCGGGCGCGACGGGTGCCGGGTCCCGATGCCCTGGACCGCGGAGCCGTCAACGTTCGGGTTCACGGCAGCACCCACCGCGTGGCTGCCGCAGCCATCGGTCTTCGGATCGCTCAGCGTCGAGGCTCAAGAGCCCGACCCGTGGTCCGCACTGGGCGTGGTGCGCCGGGCGGTGCACGCCCGTCGGCACCTGTTCGCCGGTGACGACCTCCTGTGGTTGGACGAGCTCGGCGAGGACGTCGTCGCGTTCCGCCGTGGCCCGGTCGTGTGCGTGCTGAACACCTCCGCGCACGAGCTGGTGCTTCCCGACGGCTGGGGCACCGTGCAGGTGTCCAGCGCGCCGATCGACGGCAGGATCCTTCCTACGGATGCCTGCGCGTGGTTGTCCGTCGCCGAGGGCGACGGCGTTTCACCTTCACCCACGCCGGCGACCGCCGGCACGACAAAGGAGTCGTGA
- a CDS encoding ABC transporter substrate-binding protein has product MLRKTALASSIAIGLLTVAACAPGSTASTSATTSGAAAKPVTVTVWHYWDGANADTFQAMADQYSKSHPGVTVKAVNIPSSDLITKIQTSAKTDTLPSMAIMDLVSVPQVAQTGKLVDLKPLVDPATMSDIYPALLDFGKDGDKQYAVPVSTNNLGYMYNKDLYKQAGLNPDQPPKTWEELQAQAQQIKDKTGKPGVELFTQAGDSGEGLTWNFQVSLWQAGGDFLSADNKKAAFNTPAGKKALQFWVDLLNKGLAPRTQWGAFEKGTAGGAQEGSWMVGIWASDPPFDFGTATVPYPSDGKPATNMGGERAVVFTSDEATQKASADFLTWFLAPEQVTSWSEKTGMLPVRKAVGDSDAYKQWVSSTQPRLQPFVDQLATAKSRPNTPLYPQVSLAFAKQIEKALAGQVSVDDALKAAETDVNAALSGAK; this is encoded by the coding sequence ATGCTCCGCAAGACAGCACTGGCATCGAGTATCGCCATCGGTCTGCTGACCGTGGCCGCGTGCGCTCCCGGCTCCACAGCGAGCACGTCGGCGACGACGAGCGGCGCCGCGGCCAAGCCCGTCACCGTGACCGTGTGGCACTACTGGGACGGCGCCAACGCCGACACCTTCCAGGCGATGGCGGACCAGTACTCCAAGAGCCACCCCGGTGTGACGGTGAAGGCGGTGAACATCCCCAGCTCGGACCTGATCACCAAGATCCAGACCTCGGCCAAGACGGACACGCTGCCGTCGATGGCGATCATGGACCTGGTGTCCGTGCCGCAGGTCGCCCAGACCGGCAAGCTGGTGGACCTCAAGCCGCTGGTGGACCCCGCGACGATGAGCGACATCTATCCGGCGCTGCTGGACTTCGGCAAGGACGGCGACAAGCAGTACGCGGTCCCCGTCTCCACCAACAACCTCGGCTACATGTACAACAAGGACCTGTACAAGCAGGCCGGCCTGAACCCCGACCAGCCGCCCAAGACCTGGGAAGAGCTGCAGGCCCAGGCCCAGCAGATCAAGGACAAGACCGGCAAGCCCGGGGTGGAGCTGTTCACCCAGGCAGGTGACTCCGGTGAGGGCCTGACGTGGAACTTCCAGGTCAGCCTGTGGCAGGCCGGCGGCGACTTCCTGAGTGCGGACAACAAGAAGGCGGCGTTCAACACCCCCGCGGGCAAGAAGGCGCTGCAGTTCTGGGTCGACCTGCTGAACAAGGGCCTGGCACCACGGACGCAGTGGGGGGCCTTCGAGAAGGGCACCGCCGGCGGTGCACAGGAGGGCTCCTGGATGGTCGGCATCTGGGCCTCGGACCCGCCGTTCGACTTCGGCACGGCCACCGTCCCGTACCCCTCGGACGGCAAGCCCGCGACGAACATGGGTGGTGAGCGCGCGGTCGTCTTCACCTCCGACGAGGCCACCCAGAAGGCGTCCGCCGACTTCTTGACCTGGTTCCTCGCCCCGGAGCAGGTCACGTCCTGGAGCGAGAAGACCGGCATGCTCCCGGTGCGCAAGGCCGTCGGGGACTCCGACGCGTACAAGCAGTGGGTCTCTTCCACCCAGCCCCGCCTGCAGCCGTTCGTCGACCAGCTGGCCACGGCCAAGTCCCGGCCGAACACGCCGCTGTACCCGCAGGTCTCGCTGGCCTTCGCCAAGCAGATCGAGAAGGCGCTGGCCGGCCAGGTGTCGGTCGACGACGCGCTGAAGGCCGCCGAGACCGACGTCAACGCCGCGCTCTCGGGCGCCAAGTGA
- a CDS encoding carbohydrate ABC transporter permease, whose product MSSTTSRPRPVRWGTAARHTLLILGSATVIVPFVWMFLTSVKKRSEVFTRLWPTEWHWENYVHAWQAAPFERYYLNSIVMTVGIVVGHLVLDSLAAYAFARLRFPAKNPIFLLLLATMMVPQFVTIIPAFSLVVQLHWTDTYWALIVPRLADVFGIVLLRQYFSTIPKEIEEAARLDGCGRVRTFVQVVIPLSSASLATLAIFAMLFAWNDFLWPLLVTNGDEMRTIQIGLAAFQGRYATSWNYLMAGTLTSAIPTIVMFLIFQRALIRGVAGTGVKG is encoded by the coding sequence ATGAGCAGCACCACGTCCCGCCCGCGCCCGGTCCGCTGGGGCACCGCGGCCCGGCACACCCTGCTGATCCTCGGCAGCGCGACGGTCATCGTGCCGTTCGTCTGGATGTTCCTGACCTCGGTGAAGAAGCGCTCCGAGGTGTTCACCCGCCTCTGGCCCACCGAGTGGCACTGGGAGAACTACGTGCACGCGTGGCAGGCCGCCCCGTTCGAGCGGTACTACCTGAACAGCATCGTGATGACCGTGGGCATCGTCGTCGGCCACCTGGTGCTGGACTCGCTGGCCGCCTACGCGTTCGCCCGGCTGCGGTTCCCCGCGAAGAACCCGATCTTCCTGCTGCTGCTGGCCACGATGATGGTGCCGCAGTTCGTCACGATCATCCCGGCGTTCTCCCTCGTGGTGCAGCTGCACTGGACCGACACCTACTGGGCGTTGATCGTGCCGCGGCTGGCCGACGTGTTCGGAATCGTCCTGCTGCGCCAGTACTTCTCGACGATCCCCAAGGAGATCGAGGAAGCTGCCCGGCTCGACGGGTGCGGGCGGGTGCGGACCTTCGTGCAGGTGGTCATCCCGCTGTCGTCGGCCTCGCTGGCCACGTTGGCGATCTTCGCGATGCTGTTCGCCTGGAACGACTTCCTGTGGCCGCTGCTGGTCACCAACGGCGACGAGATGCGCACCATCCAGATCGGTCTGGCGGCCTTCCAGGGCCGGTACGCCACGTCGTGGAACTATCTGATGGCGGGCACCTTGACCTCCGCCATCCCCACCATCGTCATGTTCTTGATCTTCCAGCGGGCGCTGATCCGCGGTGTCGCCGGTACCGGCGTGAAGGGATGA
- a CDS encoding ammonium transporter, with product MHLLTTAAPVDAGDTAWIIVCTALVLLMTPGLAFFYTGMVRSKHALAMIMQSFTAIAVVSITWVVAGYSLAFDTDAGGGLIGGLHLVGLAHAQEAVPGIPLTVPPLAFVAFQLMFAIITAALISGASADRMRFGAFVTFVAVWSVVVYAPLAHWVWSPTGWLHRAGLLDFAGGTVVEICSGASALALALVLGPRRGWPREMMAPHNLPLTLLGAGLLWFGWIGFNAGSALTAGTLAASAALATHLSGVGGMIGWLALEKRLTGKATTLGGATGAVAGLVAITPAAGFVAPVPAIVIGVVAGVVCLFAIRLKFRFRYDDSLDVVAVHYVGGVIGTLAVGLLAATAVNPAVARQGLLLGGGLGQVGRQLLGVLAASAFAFAASYAIAWALRATIGLRVTPEEEHEGLDSSQHAETAYELTATSSIGRTS from the coding sequence ATGCACCTCCTCACCACCGCAGCACCCGTCGACGCCGGCGACACGGCGTGGATCATCGTCTGCACCGCGCTCGTCCTGCTGATGACGCCGGGGCTCGCGTTCTTCTACACGGGCATGGTCCGGTCGAAGCACGCGCTCGCGATGATCATGCAGAGCTTCACCGCGATCGCGGTCGTCTCGATCACCTGGGTCGTCGCGGGCTACTCGCTGGCGTTCGACACCGATGCCGGTGGCGGGCTGATCGGCGGGCTCCACCTCGTCGGCCTCGCCCACGCCCAGGAGGCGGTGCCGGGCATCCCGCTGACGGTCCCGCCGCTGGCCTTCGTCGCGTTCCAGCTGATGTTCGCCATCATCACGGCGGCCCTGATCAGCGGCGCGTCGGCGGACCGGATGCGGTTCGGCGCGTTCGTCACGTTCGTCGCCGTCTGGTCGGTCGTCGTGTACGCGCCGCTCGCGCACTGGGTCTGGTCGCCCACCGGGTGGCTGCACCGCGCGGGCCTGCTGGACTTCGCCGGCGGGACGGTCGTCGAGATCTGCTCCGGGGCGTCGGCCCTGGCTCTCGCCCTGGTGCTGGGACCGCGGCGCGGTTGGCCGCGGGAGATGATGGCGCCGCACAACCTGCCGCTCACGCTGCTGGGCGCCGGCCTGCTCTGGTTCGGCTGGATCGGGTTCAACGCCGGGTCGGCGTTGACCGCGGGCACCCTCGCGGCGAGCGCGGCGCTGGCCACCCACCTGTCCGGTGTCGGCGGCATGATCGGCTGGCTGGCGCTCGAGAAGCGGCTGACCGGCAAGGCCACCACGCTGGGCGGCGCCACGGGGGCGGTCGCGGGGCTGGTCGCTATCACGCCGGCCGCCGGCTTCGTCGCACCGGTCCCCGCGATCGTCATCGGGGTGGTCGCCGGCGTCGTTTGCCTCTTCGCCATCCGGCTCAAGTTCCGCTTCCGCTACGACGACTCGCTCGACGTGGTCGCCGTGCACTACGTCGGTGGCGTGATCGGCACGCTCGCCGTCGGCCTGCTCGCCGCCACCGCGGTCAACCCGGCCGTCGCCCGCCAGGGTCTGCTGCTCGGTGGGGGGCTCGGTCAGGTGGGACGCCAGCTGCTCGGCGTGCTGGCCGCCTCGGCGTTCGCCTTCGCGGCGTCCTACGCGATCGCGTGGGCGCTGCGCGCGACCATCGGACTGCGGGTGACGCCCGAGGAGGAGCACGAGGGCCTCGACTCGAGCCAGCACGCCGAGACCGCGTACGAGCTCACCGCCACCTCCAGCATCGGAAGGACCTCCTGA
- a CDS encoding LacI family DNA-binding transcriptional regulator: MSPRRVTIADVAAKANVSKTAVSFAFNNPDRLSDGTLQQILAVAEELGYVRDPAARMLRTGRTNSLGVLLPQQIDAALENPYYAQFFRGIGQTCHQEGLSMLLVPPLRDSMLKAIPYAAVDGFVVCGLEADRGEVQALRHRGIPFVLVDSDETDGVSCIDVDEENGMREVAEYILDQGHRRILVLAFESGTTGGSTGWHGPLSRRKRGVDHALERYGLAIDDPRVEIREIPCTRAAGAAALREVWQSGEHPTAVITFSDIIAFGVLDAARELDVDVPGELSVTGFDDLPESEWAHPGLTTARQPIEAKGRLASEYLVDAIAGQDSEPRRRRLHTTLVIRDSVAPPREG; encoded by the coding sequence ATGAGCCCCCGTCGAGTGACCATTGCCGACGTCGCAGCCAAGGCGAACGTGTCCAAGACCGCCGTGTCGTTCGCGTTCAACAACCCTGACCGTCTCTCGGACGGGACCCTGCAGCAGATCCTCGCCGTCGCCGAAGAGCTCGGCTACGTCCGCGACCCCGCCGCCAGGATGCTACGCACCGGCCGGACCAACTCTCTCGGCGTGCTCCTTCCCCAGCAGATCGACGCGGCCCTCGAGAACCCGTACTACGCCCAGTTCTTCCGGGGCATCGGACAGACCTGTCACCAGGAAGGGCTGTCCATGCTGCTCGTCCCGCCGCTGCGGGACTCCATGCTCAAAGCCATCCCCTATGCGGCGGTCGACGGATTCGTCGTCTGCGGGCTCGAAGCCGACCGCGGCGAGGTGCAGGCCCTGCGCCATCGGGGGATCCCGTTCGTCCTGGTCGACAGCGACGAGACCGACGGGGTGTCCTGCATCGACGTCGACGAGGAGAACGGCATGCGGGAGGTGGCCGAGTACATCCTCGACCAGGGCCACCGCCGCATCCTGGTGCTCGCTTTCGAGTCCGGCACCACCGGCGGCTCGACCGGGTGGCACGGGCCGCTCTCGCGGCGCAAGCGGGGCGTGGACCACGCGCTGGAGAGGTACGGGCTGGCCATCGACGACCCCCGCGTCGAGATCCGCGAGATTCCCTGCACCCGCGCCGCCGGCGCCGCAGCCCTACGCGAGGTCTGGCAGAGCGGCGAGCACCCCACCGCTGTCATCACGTTCTCCGACATCATCGCCTTCGGCGTCCTCGACGCCGCCCGAGAATTGGACGTCGACGTACCCGGGGAGCTGTCCGTGACCGGCTTCGACGACCTGCCTGAGTCGGAGTGGGCACACCCCGGCCTGACCACCGCACGCCAACCGATCGAAGCCAAGGGTCGGCTCGCCTCCGAGTACCTCGTCGACGCGATCGCCGGCCAGGACTCCGAGCCACGGCGGCGCCGACTGCACACCACCCTCGTCATCCGCGACTCCGTCGCGCCGCCTCGCGAGGGCTGA
- a CDS encoding alpha/beta hydrolase family protein, protein MALLTMNAESRFLRTNQAFSMILPDMPRALEPAEFYRERQDLPVVWLLHGTYGDHTDWVRKTNVERYAARKGVAVVMPSGLNSNYSNWSRCMLGYDMYDYVLRELMPMVQEWFPVSARREDNFIAGLSMGGRGAIKLAVNAPERFGAAAILSASPRDFATLTPEYLAGDDPVSARFAGMVENAGGMSAFLASEENVWRIIDERAASGTLPRLLFASGADDDYVMNDLRPFREHAATLGLDATFFIGEGYTHEWDFWDLAVREAFEFFGLPDVEFDAV, encoded by the coding sequence ATGGCCCTGCTGACCATGAACGCCGAGAGCCGGTTCCTGCGGACCAACCAGGCGTTCAGCATGATCCTGCCGGACATGCCCCGGGCGCTGGAGCCTGCCGAGTTCTACCGGGAACGTCAGGACCTCCCGGTGGTGTGGCTCCTGCACGGCACGTACGGGGACCACACCGACTGGGTCCGCAAGACGAACGTCGAGCGGTACGCGGCCCGCAAGGGCGTCGCCGTCGTCATGCCGAGCGGGCTCAACAGCAACTACTCCAACTGGAGCCGGTGCATGTTGGGCTACGACATGTACGACTACGTGCTCCGTGAGCTCATGCCGATGGTGCAGGAGTGGTTCCCGGTCTCCGCTCGCCGGGAGGACAACTTCATCGCGGGGCTCTCCATGGGTGGGCGTGGTGCGATCAAGCTCGCCGTCAACGCCCCGGAACGGTTCGGGGCCGCGGCCATCCTCTCCGCGTCACCGCGTGACTTCGCCACGCTCACCCCCGAGTACCTCGCGGGCGACGACCCGGTCTCTGCCCGCTTCGCAGGCATGGTCGAGAACGCCGGAGGGATGTCCGCATTCCTCGCGTCCGAGGAGAACGTGTGGCGCATCATCGACGAGCGCGCCGCGTCCGGGACTCTTCCTCGGTTGCTCTTCGCGAGCGGTGCGGACGACGACTACGTCATGAACGACCTGCGACCCTTCCGCGAGCACGCGGCGACTCTGGGCCTCGACGCCACGTTCTTCATCGGCGAGGGCTACACGCACGAGTGGGACTTCTGGGACCTCGCGGTCCGCGAGGCCTTCGAGTTCTTCGGCCTGCCCGACGTCGAGTTCGACGCCGTCTGA
- a CDS encoding glycoside hydrolase family 13 protein, whose translation MSPHTMSSSNDSTAPRVPAWVQDAVFYQIFPERFANADPARNPPDVRAWDSPPAREGFLGGDLAGIVQHLDHIVDLGANALYLTPIFAAGTNHRYDATDYFSIDPRLGDLGSFRELLQEAHSRGVRVVLDAVLNHCGVGHSAFQDVVANGAQSPYVNWFYVEDLPVVQKPVPNYRTCSGCWYLPKWNVHDPQVREHHLNVARYWLEQGIDGWRLDVPYFVPMPFWRQFRRVVKDTNPEAYIVAEEWRSPTQWLAGDTADGTMNYTLRDLVLGFTADRKHDAKTLAAGMNDLRDQIPHHARHAMLNLLGSHDTERLITRHGDDPVATRLALTLLVTAPGAPMIYYGDEIGMTGDNDPGCRAGMVWDTNRWDTDTLQTLTSLLALRAKLPALRYGTDEYPYAVGDVVVRRRVLDGDSVLVAVNRGPVDADLPPSALGNAEAAQVWPAVDQRRAAGNPLRVPARSAVVWTTEQA comes from the coding sequence ATGAGCCCGCACACCATGTCCAGCTCCAACGACAGCACCGCCCCCAGAGTCCCGGCCTGGGTCCAGGACGCGGTGTTCTACCAGATCTTCCCCGAGCGGTTCGCCAACGCCGACCCCGCCCGCAACCCGCCGGACGTGCGCGCCTGGGACTCGCCACCCGCCCGAGAGGGCTTCCTCGGCGGCGACCTGGCCGGGATCGTGCAGCACCTGGACCACATCGTCGACCTGGGCGCCAACGCCCTGTACCTGACGCCGATCTTCGCCGCCGGCACCAACCACCGGTACGACGCCACCGACTACTTCTCGATCGACCCGCGGCTAGGCGACCTCGGTTCGTTCCGCGAGCTGCTTCAGGAGGCCCACTCGCGGGGGGTCCGCGTGGTGCTCGACGCCGTGCTCAACCACTGCGGCGTGGGGCACTCGGCCTTCCAGGACGTCGTGGCCAACGGCGCCCAGTCGCCGTACGTCAACTGGTTCTACGTCGAAGACCTGCCCGTCGTGCAGAAGCCCGTCCCGAACTACCGGACCTGCTCGGGCTGCTGGTACCTGCCCAAGTGGAACGTGCACGACCCGCAGGTGCGCGAGCACCACCTGAACGTCGCCCGGTACTGGCTCGAGCAGGGCATCGACGGGTGGCGGCTGGACGTCCCGTACTTCGTGCCCATGCCGTTCTGGCGCCAGTTCCGACGCGTCGTCAAGGACACCAACCCCGAGGCGTACATCGTCGCCGAGGAATGGCGCTCACCTACCCAGTGGCTGGCCGGGGACACCGCCGACGGCACGATGAACTACACCCTGCGCGACCTGGTCCTGGGGTTCACCGCCGACCGCAAGCACGATGCCAAGACCCTGGCCGCGGGGATGAACGACCTGCGCGACCAGATCCCGCACCACGCGCGGCACGCGATGCTGAACCTGCTCGGCAGCCACGACACCGAACGACTGATCACCCGGCACGGCGACGACCCCGTCGCGACTCGCCTCGCGCTGACGTTGCTGGTCACCGCGCCCGGGGCGCCGATGATCTACTACGGCGACGAGATCGGCATGACCGGGGACAACGACCCCGGCTGCCGTGCCGGCATGGTCTGGGACACCAACCGATGGGACACCGACACGTTGCAGACGCTGACCAGCCTGCTGGCATTGCGGGCCAAGCTGCCGGCACTGCGATACGGAACAGACGAGTACCCCTACGCCGTGGGCGACGTCGTGGTGCGCCGCCGAGTGCTCGACGGTGACAGCGTGCTGGTCGCCGTGAACCGAGGACCTGTCGACGCGGATCTGCCGCCGTCAGCCCTCGGCAACGCGGAGGCAGCTCAGGTCTGGCCGGCCGTCGACCAGCGCAGAGCCGCCGGCAACCCCCTCCGGGTGCCGGCCCGCTCCGCGGTCGTCTGGACGACGGAGCAGGCATGA
- a CDS encoding P-II family nitrogen regulator has protein sequence MKLITAIVKPFKVSDVREALGAIGVRGLTVSDAQGYGRQGGHTEVYRGAEYQIDFVPKVRLEVVVSDDMVETVVDTLVAAARTGKIGDGKVWVQTIDELVRVRTNERGDDAV, from the coding sequence ATGAAGCTCATCACGGCGATCGTCAAGCCGTTCAAGGTCTCCGACGTCCGCGAGGCGCTCGGCGCCATCGGCGTCCGGGGGCTGACCGTGTCCGACGCGCAGGGGTACGGCCGCCAGGGCGGGCACACCGAGGTGTACCGCGGCGCCGAGTACCAGATCGACTTCGTGCCGAAGGTGCGGCTCGAGGTGGTGGTCAGCGACGACATGGTCGAGACGGTCGTGGACACGCTCGTCGCCGCGGCCCGCACCGGCAAGATCGGTGACGGCAAGGTGTGGGTGCAGACGATCGACGAGCTGGTGCGGGTGCGGACCAACGAGCGCGGGGACGACGCGGTCTGA